From a single Hippoglossus stenolepis isolate QCI-W04-F060 chromosome 2, HSTE1.2, whole genome shotgun sequence genomic region:
- the LOC118119966 gene encoding fibrinogen-like protein 1: MGTPRTSVAFLLQLAACMAAPVPCEDKVASLEVEIQGLVNVINDQHRYIQELHNSQAQQLENIPNLHLGPENQYRDCSEVFADGNVASGLYVILPDGSPTALSVYCDMSNGGGWTVFQRRRDGKESFDREWVEYKHGFGDLYSPDGEFWLGNEPLHYLTSQGNYDLHIDMEDFEGNQRFAEYKNFKVENEKDQYQIHLGEYTGNAGDALVDVHTPPSAGQKWTGPSGVKFSTFDQMNNSDQENSDAQCIRHSKSGWWFSRCDSGNLNGHYYKGPYQAMAEDGVVWYTWHGWWYSIKSVVMMVRAADLKHPLPVIAPLLGQLDSIGSDDDAARGQ; encoded by the exons ATGGGAACTCCGAGGACATCAGTGGCCTTTCTTCTTCAGCTGGCTGCATGCATGGCC GCCCCTGTGCCGTGTGAGGACAAGGTGGCCAGTTTGGAAGTGGAGATCCAGGGTCTGGTGAACGTCATCAATGACCAGCACCGCTACATCCAGGAGCTTCACAACAGCCAGGCccagcagctggagaacatACCCAACTTACACCTGGGTCCCGAGAACCAGTACAGAG ACTGTTCTGAGGTGTTTGCAGACGGTAACGTGGCCAGTGGGCTCTATGTGATCCTCCCTGACGGCTCTCCAACTGCTCTGAGTGTTTACTGTGACATGAGCAATGGAGGAGGATGGACCGTctttcagaggaggagagatggcaAAGAGAGCTTtgacag AGAATGGGTGGAGTATAAGCACGGATTTGGAGACCTCTACTCCCCCGATGGAGAATTCTGGCTGGGAAATGAACCTCTACACTATCTCACCTCCCAAG GAAACTACGACCTACACATTGACATGGAGGACTTTGAGGGAAATCAACGCTTTGCAGAGTACAAGAACTTcaaagtggaaaatgaaaag GACCAGTACCAGATACATTTGGGAGAGTACACTGGGAATGCAGGGGACGCGCTGGTTGATGTTCACACTCCCCCCTCTGCTGGGCAGAAATGGACAGGACCAAGTGGGGTCAAATTCAGTACCTTTGATCAGATGAACAACAGCGATCAGGAAAACAGCGACGCCCAGTGTATCAGACACAGCAAGTCAGGCTGGTGGTTTAGCAG GTGTGATTCAGGGAATCTGAACGGCCATTACTACAAAGGGCCATACCAAGCCATGGCTGAGGACGGGGTGGTGTGGTATACATGGCACGGTTGGTGGTACTCCATCAAATCTGTAGTGATGATGGTGCGAGCCGCTGACCTGAAGCATCCACTGCCAGTCATCGCTCCATTACTTGGGCAACTTGACAGCATaggcagtgatgatgatgctgctcgTGGCCAATAG
- the patl1 gene encoding protein PAT1 homolog 1 isoform X1, producing MFRFQSLDEDCTLEEEDVGLAAEEDEIDQFNDDTFGAGAIDDDWQEEHKRLSNLDDRDGQGAGAGGGGRGMERESDLGGTDDSSSSHLSTYAGHHPLPSSLPSLNFSSSSSGLPPPDVEDRGGEGDLAESLARLILEADPAIAGVGATERPCPSLSSTASTLTTFHRLDQPRVLPQHSIPNPTHSHQPPQHPQHQLPPGPSTSGIPLGPPSTSMLSYQQQQHMLRRGSAPIAQMNSHSIWENNMGFGPVSVTPGLVTHMEDSPLMSIIKEVGLPKLPPRGRNDEGLDLSERVPPPRSSSPVIGSPPVRAVPIGTPPKQPMSHSLNHQAHHPTAVHVRAPVQHRYPPPFPERLSPNTLLNLANSPLCRSPFPPGVVPVLSQIQRAKLLNSQVAGFAHGGPPPPLLPGGGVFRPFFGGPPPPHGHRMGPLPPHGPPNHTPPIRHNTTHLHPQHRRMLTQRMQSRGGDRGRTGGDRHSRDPYSNLMTQKEKEWVTKIQMMQLQSTDPYLDDYYYQNYYEKMEKRQERERDSSKKEYTTKLITPQVAKVEHTYRPVQFAGSLGKLTVSSVNNPRKMIDAVVTTRTDDEEKREKQVWNKRRQILYTVEKMYSLLLEVQDFEKRFVQAPEEDREALLEQHKTNTVQLCNSLREKEWDDRVSDEQCVMIMSVRKGKRLISRLLPFLPSPQATAIVMAIARNLPALAKKDKQDQVLCWLVEPLSAVIQSLSSSAITDLLQELQGSEGQLATVLHNKFGVTLLYLILSEGEKMQSSDPNCQLMDDNRWTELVFAVTRELLSVPSSSLSPPLVTPANLLSLFSRYVDRQRLELLQNKLQISSLSR from the exons TCCCTGGATGAAGACTGTacgctggaggaggaagatgtggggttggcagcagaggaagatgaaatCGACCAGTTCAATGACGACACCTTCGGAGCTGGGGCCATCG ATGATGACTGGCAGGAGGAACACAAACGCCTCTCAAACCTTGATGACCGGGATGGGCAAGGAGccggtgcaggaggaggaggaagagggatggagagagaatcAGATTTAGGAGGAACAGATGACTCATCCTCTTCCCATCTCTCTACCTATGCAGGCCATCATCCCCTTCCATCTTCTCTTCCATCACTCAActtctcctcgtcttcctctggACTGCCTCCACCAG ATGTAGAGGATCGAGGAGGGGAAGGTGACTTGGCTGAGTCCCTGGCCAGACTCATCCTGGAGGCAGACCCAGCCATCGCTGGGGTCGGAGCCACTGAGAGGCCCTGTCCATCCCTGAGCTCCACAGCATCCACCCTTACCACTTTCCACAGGTTGGATCAACCCAGAGTCCTTCCGCAGCACTCCATCCCAAATCCCACCCACTCACATCAGCCTCCACAACACCCTCAGCACCAGCTGCCTCCTGGGCCCTCCACCTCAG GCATCCCCCTTGGTCCTCCTTCAACATCAATGCTCAGctaccaacagcagcagcacatgctGCGCAGAGGGTCTGCTCCAATCGCCCAG ATGAACTCTCACAGTATCTGGGAGAACAATATGGGGTTCGGGCCGGTCAGTGTCACCCCAGGACTTGTCACGCACATGGAG GATAGTCCACTAATGTCTATCATCAAAGAGGTGGGCCTTCCTAAATTACCTCCTCGGGGTAGGAATGATGAAGGACTGGATTTGTCAGAGAGGGTACCACCACCTCGGTCTTCTTCCCCTGTGATTGGTTCCCCTCCGGTGAGGGCCGTGCCTATTGGGACCCCGCCCAAACAGCCAATGAGCCACAGTCTAAATCATCAG GCGCATCATCCCACAGCAGTTCATGTGAGAGCCCCGGTCCAGCACAGATaccctcctccttttcctgaGCGTCTGTCACCCAACACCCTCCTCAACTTAGCT AACTCTCCGCTGTGTCGCAGTCCCTTCCCTCCTGGAGTTGTTCCAGTTCTGTCTCAGATTCAACGGGCCAAGCTGCTCAACTCTCAA gTGGCTGGTTTTGCCCATGGCGGGCCACCTCCTCCTTTGTTACCAGGTGGTGGAGTTTTCAGGCCATTCTTCGGgggccctcctcctccacatggTCACCGAATGGGCCCACTGCCCCCTCATGGTCCCCCTAACCACACGCCACCCATCCGCCACAACaccacccacctccaccctcaGCACAGACGCATGCTCACCCAGCGCATGCAGAGCCGAGGAGg GGATCGTGGCAGGACTGGAGGGGACCGGCACAGCAGGGACCCCTACAGTAATCTGATGACTCAGAAGGAGAAAGAATGGGTAACAAAGATTCAGATGATGCAGCTGCAGAGTACTGACCCTTACCTTGATGACTACTACTATCAG AATTACtatgaaaagatggagaaacgtcaggaaagagagagagacagcagcaaGAAGGAATACACCACCAAACTCATCACACCACAGGTTGCCAAGGTTGAACACACCTACAGACCAG TTCAGTTTGCAGGATCTTTGGGTAAACTGACTGTCTCTAGTGTCAACAACCCCCGCAAGATGATTGATGCTGTGGTGACCACTCGCACAGACGACGAG gagaaaagagagaagcaggTTTGGAATAAGAGGCGACAGATCCTGTACACTGTGGAGAAG ATGTACAGTTTGCTGCTGGAGGTTCAAGACTTTGAGAAACGTTTTGTCCAGGCCCcagaggaggacagggaggCTCTGCTGGAGCAGCATAAAACCAACACAGTGCAGCTGTGCAACTCTCTGCGAGAGAAGGAGTGGGATGATAG AGTAAGTGATGAGCAATGTGTGATGATCATGTCAGTGAGGAAGGGCAAGCGGCTCATATCCAGGCTCCTCCCCTTCCTGCCCTCACCCCAGGCCACCGCCATTGTCATGGCGATTGCACGCAACCTTCCTGCCCTGGCCAAGAAGGACAAGCAGGACCAG GTGCTTTGCTGGTTAGTGGAGCCCCTTTCTGCTGTGATCCAATCACTCTCCAGCTCCGCCATCACAGACCTGCTCCAGGAGCTTCAAGGCAGCGAGGGCCAACTGGCCACAGTACTGCACAACAAG TTTGGTGTGACACTTCTGTATCTGATCCtgagtgagggagagaagatGCAAAGTTCAGACCCCAACTGTCAACTCATGGATGACAATCGATG gACTGAGTTGGTATTTGCTGTGACAAGGGAGCTGCTCAGTGTTCCCTCCTcgtccctctctcctcccctcgtTACTCCTGCCAAcctgctctccctcttctcccgcTATGTCGATCGGCAGAGGCTGGAGCTGTTACAGAACAAGTTACA GATCTCTTCATTGTCCAGGTAG
- the patl1 gene encoding protein PAT1 homolog 1 isoform X2 translates to MFRFQSLDEDCTLEEEDVGLAAEEDEIDQFNDDTFGAGAIDDDWQEEHKRLSNLDDRDGQGAGAGGGGRGMERESDLGGTDDSSSSHLSTYAGHHPLPSSLPSLNFSSSSSGLPPPDVEDRGGEGDLAESLARLILEADPAIAGVGATERPCPSLSSTASTLTTFHRLDQPRVLPQHSIPNPTHSHQPPQHPQHQLPPGPSTSGIPLGPPSTSMLSYQQQQHMLRRGSAPIAQMNSHSIWENNMGFGPVSVTPGLVTHMEDSPLMSIIKEVGLPKLPPRGRNDEGLDLSERVPPPRSSSPVIGSPPVRAVPIGTPPKQPMSHSLNHQNSPLCRSPFPPGVVPVLSQIQRAKLLNSQVAGFAHGGPPPPLLPGGGVFRPFFGGPPPPHGHRMGPLPPHGPPNHTPPIRHNTTHLHPQHRRMLTQRMQSRGGDRGRTGGDRHSRDPYSNLMTQKEKEWVTKIQMMQLQSTDPYLDDYYYQNYYEKMEKRQERERDSSKKEYTTKLITPQVAKVEHTYRPVQFAGSLGKLTVSSVNNPRKMIDAVVTTRTDDEEKREKQVWNKRRQILYTVEKMYSLLLEVQDFEKRFVQAPEEDREALLEQHKTNTVQLCNSLREKEWDDRVSDEQCVMIMSVRKGKRLISRLLPFLPSPQATAIVMAIARNLPALAKKDKQDQVLCWLVEPLSAVIQSLSSSAITDLLQELQGSEGQLATVLHNKFGVTLLYLILSEGEKMQSSDPNCQLMDDNRWTELVFAVTRELLSVPSSSLSPPLVTPANLLSLFSRYVDRQRLELLQNKLQISSLSR, encoded by the exons TCCCTGGATGAAGACTGTacgctggaggaggaagatgtggggttggcagcagaggaagatgaaatCGACCAGTTCAATGACGACACCTTCGGAGCTGGGGCCATCG ATGATGACTGGCAGGAGGAACACAAACGCCTCTCAAACCTTGATGACCGGGATGGGCAAGGAGccggtgcaggaggaggaggaagagggatggagagagaatcAGATTTAGGAGGAACAGATGACTCATCCTCTTCCCATCTCTCTACCTATGCAGGCCATCATCCCCTTCCATCTTCTCTTCCATCACTCAActtctcctcgtcttcctctggACTGCCTCCACCAG ATGTAGAGGATCGAGGAGGGGAAGGTGACTTGGCTGAGTCCCTGGCCAGACTCATCCTGGAGGCAGACCCAGCCATCGCTGGGGTCGGAGCCACTGAGAGGCCCTGTCCATCCCTGAGCTCCACAGCATCCACCCTTACCACTTTCCACAGGTTGGATCAACCCAGAGTCCTTCCGCAGCACTCCATCCCAAATCCCACCCACTCACATCAGCCTCCACAACACCCTCAGCACCAGCTGCCTCCTGGGCCCTCCACCTCAG GCATCCCCCTTGGTCCTCCTTCAACATCAATGCTCAGctaccaacagcagcagcacatgctGCGCAGAGGGTCTGCTCCAATCGCCCAG ATGAACTCTCACAGTATCTGGGAGAACAATATGGGGTTCGGGCCGGTCAGTGTCACCCCAGGACTTGTCACGCACATGGAG GATAGTCCACTAATGTCTATCATCAAAGAGGTGGGCCTTCCTAAATTACCTCCTCGGGGTAGGAATGATGAAGGACTGGATTTGTCAGAGAGGGTACCACCACCTCGGTCTTCTTCCCCTGTGATTGGTTCCCCTCCGGTGAGGGCCGTGCCTATTGGGACCCCGCCCAAACAGCCAATGAGCCACAGTCTAAATCATCAG AACTCTCCGCTGTGTCGCAGTCCCTTCCCTCCTGGAGTTGTTCCAGTTCTGTCTCAGATTCAACGGGCCAAGCTGCTCAACTCTCAA gTGGCTGGTTTTGCCCATGGCGGGCCACCTCCTCCTTTGTTACCAGGTGGTGGAGTTTTCAGGCCATTCTTCGGgggccctcctcctccacatggTCACCGAATGGGCCCACTGCCCCCTCATGGTCCCCCTAACCACACGCCACCCATCCGCCACAACaccacccacctccaccctcaGCACAGACGCATGCTCACCCAGCGCATGCAGAGCCGAGGAGg GGATCGTGGCAGGACTGGAGGGGACCGGCACAGCAGGGACCCCTACAGTAATCTGATGACTCAGAAGGAGAAAGAATGGGTAACAAAGATTCAGATGATGCAGCTGCAGAGTACTGACCCTTACCTTGATGACTACTACTATCAG AATTACtatgaaaagatggagaaacgtcaggaaagagagagagacagcagcaaGAAGGAATACACCACCAAACTCATCACACCACAGGTTGCCAAGGTTGAACACACCTACAGACCAG TTCAGTTTGCAGGATCTTTGGGTAAACTGACTGTCTCTAGTGTCAACAACCCCCGCAAGATGATTGATGCTGTGGTGACCACTCGCACAGACGACGAG gagaaaagagagaagcaggTTTGGAATAAGAGGCGACAGATCCTGTACACTGTGGAGAAG ATGTACAGTTTGCTGCTGGAGGTTCAAGACTTTGAGAAACGTTTTGTCCAGGCCCcagaggaggacagggaggCTCTGCTGGAGCAGCATAAAACCAACACAGTGCAGCTGTGCAACTCTCTGCGAGAGAAGGAGTGGGATGATAG AGTAAGTGATGAGCAATGTGTGATGATCATGTCAGTGAGGAAGGGCAAGCGGCTCATATCCAGGCTCCTCCCCTTCCTGCCCTCACCCCAGGCCACCGCCATTGTCATGGCGATTGCACGCAACCTTCCTGCCCTGGCCAAGAAGGACAAGCAGGACCAG GTGCTTTGCTGGTTAGTGGAGCCCCTTTCTGCTGTGATCCAATCACTCTCCAGCTCCGCCATCACAGACCTGCTCCAGGAGCTTCAAGGCAGCGAGGGCCAACTGGCCACAGTACTGCACAACAAG TTTGGTGTGACACTTCTGTATCTGATCCtgagtgagggagagaagatGCAAAGTTCAGACCCCAACTGTCAACTCATGGATGACAATCGATG gACTGAGTTGGTATTTGCTGTGACAAGGGAGCTGCTCAGTGTTCCCTCCTcgtccctctctcctcccctcgtTACTCCTGCCAAcctgctctccctcttctcccgcTATGTCGATCGGCAGAGGCTGGAGCTGTTACAGAACAAGTTACA GATCTCTTCATTGTCCAGGTAG